From a single Athene noctua chromosome 2, bAthNoc1.hap1.1, whole genome shotgun sequence genomic region:
- the ACKR4 gene encoding atypical chemokine receptor 4 → MCQSNSDHFTEAYLNCCTSYYSADKISFAMGWDMNNSTEYWIEDEEDDHNSVIDYNTYELLCEKSDVRNFTKLFLPVFYALAFTAGVAGNSLVVAIYAYCKKPKTKTDVYIMHLAIADLLLLFTLPFWAANAVQGWELGNSMCKLTSSLYTMNFSSSMLFLACISVDRYRATSESRDRTRIGKHCSVTCICVWLSAIFLSIPELVFNQVKKHNDRNECLPVFPMNMETLLKATIQILEIILEFLLPFLVMLICYSATAKTIFRSANVKKSRPFLVLLAVVATFITTQLPYNIVKLWRAIDIIYMLITDCDTSKTIDVALQITKSIALFHTCLNPLLYAFLGASFKMHIMKIAKNYGYWKRQQQNGRPEEISLNYEDHTEETISFTI, encoded by the exons ATGTGTCAGAGCAACTCAGATCATTTCACTGAAGCATATCTCAATTGCTGTACCAGCTACTACTCTGCTGACAAAATAAG CTTTGCCATGGGCTGGGATATGAATAACTCAACCGAATACTGGattgaggatgaggaggatgatcACAACTCTGTTATAGATTACAATACATATGAGCTTCTCTGTGAAAAAAGTGATGTGAGAAATTTCACTAAATTATTCCTCCCTGTGTTCTACGCATTGGCTTTCACTGCTGGAGTTGCTGGCAATTCATTAGTGGTCGCAATTTATGCCTACTGCAAGAAACCCAAGACTAAGACGGATGTGTACATCATGCATCTAGCCATTGCTGATTTGCTCTTGCTCTTTACACtccctttctgggctgcaaatgcagtGCAGGGATGGGAACTTGGAAACTCAATGTGCAAGCTCACTTCTTCTCTGTACACCATGAATTTCAGCTCTAGCATGCTGTTCCTGGCCTGTATCAGTGTGGATAGATACAGGGCCACTTCTGAATCCCGGGATCGTACAAGAATAGGTAAACACTGCAGTGTTACCTGCATCTGTGTCTGGCTGTCTGCCATTTTCCTCAGTATCCCTGAACTGGTATTTAATCAAGTCAAGAAACACAATGACAGGAATGAATGCCTTCCTGTATTTCCAATGAACATGGAAACGCTCTTAAAAGCAACCATTCAAATCCTGGAAATTATCCTGGaatttctgcttcctttcctaGTAATGCTTATCTGCTATTCAGCTACTGCTAAAACAATCTTCAGATCTGCAAATGTTAAAAAATCTAGACCCTTTCTGGTTCTTCTGGCAGTAGTAGCTACTTTCATTACTACCCAGCTACCTTATAACATTGTTAAGCTCTGGCGAGCCATAGATATCATCTACATGTTGATTACCGACTGTGACACAAGCAAAACAATCGACGTTGCACTCCAGATCACCAAGAGCATAGCTTTGTTTCACACCTGCCTGAACCCGCTTCTCTATGCCTTTCTGGGTGCctcttttaaaatgcatattatgAAAATCGCAAAAAATTATGGATACTGGAAAAGACAACAACAGAATGGAAGACCTGAAGAAATTTCTCTGAATTATGAAGACCACACTGAAGAAACAATTAGTTTCACTATATAG